The genomic stretch GAAAGggtttttaatttgttttaaaagaaatagaaaattgtttttcaaaaaaCACAATGGAGTTGAAGACCCACAAGAGTGTTGGTCTACTTTAGGGCTAGTTAGGGTTTAAAAATTTGATAGAAAGAGTAAATTAAGGTCATGAGCAAAGTTTAGCCCGATCAGTTAGAATAGACCTATCGAACAAGTTAGCACTTGCCCCCCTTTTATAGCCATCAAAGTCGTATGTTTCTAACTCATGGCAAAGTATGACAAGGTGAATTTAGCGATTAAACTCGATAACGGTATTAGACTAAGTGAGTAAACATGTACATGGATGTGTTGTTCATTTTTGAGACACATATATGACAAATTGAATGGCTATATGCATGTTATAGAGAAAAAAGGAAGCATTTTTTAGACAAGAAATTTAGGGTTCCGTAAATCATTTGATTTGACAATTCAATCGAAATCAAAATAATACAAAACACTATTTCATTCAAGAAGGGACGATGTCCTATATAATATTGCCAAAACACCAATACAATGCCACATGAAACTTAATGCCCCTATTAACAACTAATTAAAGAAACTATCTATTATCAACAAGAATTAATCCAAACACCACAAGCTTAATTAGAGACAGACAAAGATTAGCCAGTAGCTAACTAACTAATTAATGAATGCATCAAACTAGAGCatcatcaaaaaatgaaggtttAATCGAAATATATATCCTCAGTAAATTGTAGTTTATCCTTCCACCAATCAGCTAAGTAAAGAGGGAACATGGATCCTGTTGGAAATCCCTCAACCTGATAAAACAAATGCTAAATCCACAAGGatgattaattattaattaattgtttatttttttctctctttctctctatttAGTATTTAGAGGAAGTCAGCTTCTTCTACATATAATAATACAACTTGATCAGTCTCCTTGAGTCCAAAGGAGTTCTTCTTTCCACATAGTCATGTGTGACTTCTTCTGGCCAAGGGTGGAGAGCAACAGCGGAGAGCTTGAGGATGTCGTCCGATCAGGCAGCCGAAGCGGCAGCCAGTTGGAACCGGCGGCCACCGCGGAGGAGGAGATGGGTTTCCCTTTGTCGAGAAGCCTCGGTGTTGAAGATCCTAATCTTGTTCACCTGCCTCTCGAGTTCTTGGATGTTGGGGGAGAGCAAGATAGCTTGAACAGGCCTTGTGATGACTTGCTGAGGGTTCTACAGATCTCTCCCGGAAGGCCGTCACAGCAGCCGCTGCCGGTGGTGGTCATGGCTGGTGCTCCAGTGGATCACGGCGGTGGACTACTTGAGATCTCCTCTCCTATGGCTCAAGGGATCAAAAGAAGGTCATACTTATTCTCGATCGACATCAATATCTTATGGATCATTAATTGCTTCTTGTCAAGTTTAATCTCTTCGATCGATCACATATACATTTCATAGTTGTTGAAGCTAATTACTAGCTAGCTAGGTTTAAGCACATTGAAATGGAGGTAGTTAGGGTTACTTCCTTTCTTGCTTAATTGATGGATCTCATTTCTCTTTTTCATCTCGAGTTTATAAATTTGTTGCCAAATTATAGCATCCAATAATACTCTTTTAGTGATCTATAGATATGTTGTTCTAAGTTAAGTATACTTTGTGTTTGTGTTCGTGTTTTTGTTTGTATGCTTGTTCAGAAAAAGTCAGGCCAAGAGGGTGGTTTGCATTCCGGCACCAATAGTGGCAGCGACCGGGCGACCAAGCGGTGAGGTTGTTCCTTCTGATCTATGGGCTTGGAGAAAGTATGGCCAAAAACCTATCAAGGGTTCTCCTTATCCAAGGTAAaaggttttatatatatatatatatatatatatatatatatatatatatatatatatatatatagaaagtgaagaacaaagaaaattaaatcttgttaatttaatcatctttgtttttatactaattaattattgtcaagtaCAAGCAATGTAGAAGTTAATAATTAAACTGAATAAGTTAACAATGGTTTGACATGTTTAATGATCTTaatttattcttcttcttcttctgttaatTATGAAACAAAAATTGaattattttttgcaaaaaataGGGGTTACTACAGGTGTAGTAGTTCCAAAGGATGCTCGGCAAGGAAGCAAGTAGAGCGCAGCCGAACGGACCCTAACATGTTGGTCATCACCTACACCTCTGAGCACAACCACCCTTGGCCGACTCATCGCAATGCCTTTGCAGGATCAACTCGATGCCATGCCCCCAAGAACCACCCTAAACCAACCCTAGAAGAACCGGTCGAATGCGTAAAGCAAGAAGCACTACACATTGAGTCGACCGAACACAAGGCAACGATGGACCGAGCGGCCGAAGAAGAAGTCGACTTCGACCTAACCACCAACAATCAGACGGCCGATGAATTGGCAGGGTTCAAGGGGGTCGGCCTAACGAGCCGAACCTTAGACATCGAAGGGAATTCAAGGGGGGACAAGAGCTTAATGGACATGTTTGACTGGTCAGAAGCTCTGGACTTGAACTGAGCAATAAGAAATACTGATCTGAACAAAAAGGTGTGTACTAAGAACACTAAGAATTACTGAACTTAATTAATTCAGTAGATAAAACTTTTTCTCTATATactttttctttttggtttttgtGATTTGGTATCCTTGGAGTTTGTGACTTTTGGTTGTTTAACAGAAACAGAATGAAGATTATGAGATGAGATGAGATGAGAGAGGGTTAAAGGAGTTGAGATAGGGAGGAATTGAGGCCTAACAATTGTTTTTGGGGTTTGGAATATTTTGGGATGGGACAGAAAGCTGAGGAACAGAAACCCTAAACAGTTGCACCAAGTACAACATGCATGCTCTGTGGATGTGACTAGGAATGCCTTAAAATTTGTGCGTGATAAGGTTTCAcacttttcttctccttcttttctctctcttACTTATTCCTCtatctcttccttctcttcatctttctcttcttcttcctcttctatatttatgttaaatttaaGTCTAAAATGACAACGGTATTATAGAGACGAGCTGCCTTCTAGATGATTCGTACAATT from Zingiber officinale cultivar Zhangliang chromosome 5B, Zo_v1.1, whole genome shotgun sequence encodes the following:
- the LOC121984945 gene encoding WRKY transcription factor 22-like, with product MCDFFWPRVESNSGELEDVVRSGSRSGSQLEPAATAEEEMGFPLSRSLGVEDPNLVHLPLEFLDVGGEQDSLNRPCDDLLRVLQISPGRPSQQPLPVVVMAGAPVDHGGGLLEISSPMAQGIKRRKSQAKRVVCIPAPIVAATGRPSGEVVPSDLWAWRKYGQKPIKGSPYPRGYYRCSSSKGCSARKQVERSRTDPNMLVITYTSEHNHPWPTHRNAFAGSTRCHAPKNHPKPTLEEPVECVKQEALHIESTEHKATMDRAAEEEVDFDLTTNNQTADELAGFKGVGLTSRTLDIEGNSRGDKSLMDMFDWSEALDLN